One Danio rerio strain Tuebingen ecotype United States chromosome 9, GRCz12tu, whole genome shotgun sequence genomic region harbors:
- the srpx gene encoding sushi repeat-containing protein SRPX isoform X1, whose product MDTWMCVYMIVGIQLSGSFAYDGVPWCAPVKVKHGHVGCQTPRGERYKNVLGARCKIRCKTGYELHGSSEIVCMASKQWSGNYACREVRCPKLNMPANGGFKCTDGSYFNSRCQFFCSPGYTLTGDHSATCQSSRTWSGGNSVCNDVDPPVIKCPNVKEKTAEPGKLTAKVTWDTPEGKDAADGILTDVILKGKPPGSYFPEGNHKLSYTVFDRAENKATCRFNVRVRVRRCTPLSVPDNGWMKCDSAGDNYGATCEFRCLGGYDLKGSAARVCQFNMEWSGLETSCTPMNINVGVRSAAALLDQFYEKRRLLIISAPSAANHYYRFQMTNLQHAQCGLDLRHVTVIELVGVYPAQIGRIRHRLIAPGLALQLRLLLQLSQNSFSMVLLDKQGVDKQRYTFPITAAEIFTTIDTIPLRTEEAVLQKEAGQSC is encoded by the exons ATGGACACCTGGATGTGTGTGTACATGATAGTGGGAATTCAGCTGTCCGGGAGCTTCGCGTATGACG GTGTGCCGTGGTGCGCCCCGGTGAAAGTCAAACATGGTCACGTCGGCTGCCAGACGCCACGTGGAGAGCGTTATAAGAATGTTCTGGGAGCACGGTGTAAGATCCGCTGTAAGACGGGCTACGAGCTGCATGGCAGTAGTGAGATCGTCTGTATGGCCAGCAAACAGTGGTCAGGAAACTACGCCTGCAGAG AGGTCCGCTGTCCTAAACTGAACATGCCTGCTAATGGAGGTTTCAAGTGTACAGACGGCTCCTACTTCAACTCGCGCTGCCAGTTTTTCTGCTCACCAGGATACACACTCACAGGAGACCACAGTGCTACCTGCCAAAGCAGCAGAACATGGAGCGGCGGCAACAGCGTGTGCAATG ATGTGGATCCTCCAGTTATCAAGTGTCCTAATGTAAAGGAGAAGACCGCTGAACCAGGGAAACTCACCGCCAAAGTCACATGGGACACACCTGAGGGCAAAGATGCAGCAGATGGCATCCTAACAGA TGTTATTCTGAAAGGAAAGCCTCCAGGCTCATACTTCCCAGAAGGGAATCATAAATTATCATACACTGTGTTTGACCGTGCCGAGAACAAGGCGACCTGCAGATTTAATGTCAGAGTAAGAG TGCGTCGCTGTACCCCTCTCTCTGTCCCTGACAATGGCTGGATGAAGTGTGACAGTGCGGGTGATAATTACGGGGCCACGTGTGAATTCCGCTGTCTGGGAGGATACGATCTGAAGGGCAGCGCTGCCAGAGTCTGCCAGTTTAACATGGAGTGGTCCGGCCTGGAGACTTCATGCACTC ccATGAATATTAATGTTGGAGTGCGGTCAGCAGCTGCATTACTGGACCAGTTCTATGAGAAACGCCGTCTCTTGATAATCTCTGCCCCCTCGGCTGCCAATCACTACTACAGGTTCCAGATGACTAATTTACAG CATGCGCAGTGTGGTCTGGACCTGAGGCACGTGACAGTGATTGAGCTGGTTGGAGTTTATCCTGCTCAGATCGGCCGCATCAGACACAGACTCATCGCCCCAGGACTCGCTCTACAACTCAG GTTGCTACTGCAGTTGTCCCAGAACTCATTCAGCATGGTGCTCCTGGACAAACAGGGTGTGGATAAGCAACGCTACACTTTCCCCATCACAGCAGCTGAGATCTTCACCACCATCGACACGATTCCCCTCCGCACCGAAGAGGCCGTGCTACAGAAAGAGGCTGGACAGAGCTGCTAG
- the srpx gene encoding sushi repeat-containing protein SRPX precursor, translating to MDTWMCVYMIVGIQLSGSFAYDGSGYWPYTDDEDVRYTGVPWCAPVKVKHGHVGCQTPRGERYKNVLGARCKIRCKTGYELHGSSEIVCMASKQWSGNYACREVRCPKLNMPANGGFKCTDGSYFNSRCQFFCSPGYTLTGDHSATCQSSRTWSGGNSVCNDVDPPVIKCPNVKEKTAEPGKLTAKVTWDTPEGKDAADGILTDVILKGKPPGSYFPEGNHKLSYTVFDRAENKATCRFNVRVRVRRCTPLSVPDNGWMKCDSAGDNYGATCEFRCLGGYDLKGSAARVCQFNMEWSGLETSCTPMNINVGVRSAAALLDQFYEKRRLLIISAPSAANHYYRFQMTNLQHAQCGLDLRHVTVIELVGVYPAQIGRIRHRLIAPGLALQLRLLLQLSQNSFSMVLLDKQGVDKQRYTFPITAAEIFTTIDTIPLRTEEAVLQKEAGQSC from the exons ATGGACACCTGGATGTGTGTGTACATGATAGTGGGAATTCAGCTGTCCGGGAGCTTCGCGTATGACG GCTCTGGTTACTGGCCTTACACTGATGATGAAGATGTGCGATACACAG GTGTGCCGTGGTGCGCCCCGGTGAAAGTCAAACATGGTCACGTCGGCTGCCAGACGCCACGTGGAGAGCGTTATAAGAATGTTCTGGGAGCACGGTGTAAGATCCGCTGTAAGACGGGCTACGAGCTGCATGGCAGTAGTGAGATCGTCTGTATGGCCAGCAAACAGTGGTCAGGAAACTACGCCTGCAGAG AGGTCCGCTGTCCTAAACTGAACATGCCTGCTAATGGAGGTTTCAAGTGTACAGACGGCTCCTACTTCAACTCGCGCTGCCAGTTTTTCTGCTCACCAGGATACACACTCACAGGAGACCACAGTGCTACCTGCCAAAGCAGCAGAACATGGAGCGGCGGCAACAGCGTGTGCAATG ATGTGGATCCTCCAGTTATCAAGTGTCCTAATGTAAAGGAGAAGACCGCTGAACCAGGGAAACTCACCGCCAAAGTCACATGGGACACACCTGAGGGCAAAGATGCAGCAGATGGCATCCTAACAGA TGTTATTCTGAAAGGAAAGCCTCCAGGCTCATACTTCCCAGAAGGGAATCATAAATTATCATACACTGTGTTTGACCGTGCCGAGAACAAGGCGACCTGCAGATTTAATGTCAGAGTAAGAG TGCGTCGCTGTACCCCTCTCTCTGTCCCTGACAATGGCTGGATGAAGTGTGACAGTGCGGGTGATAATTACGGGGCCACGTGTGAATTCCGCTGTCTGGGAGGATACGATCTGAAGGGCAGCGCTGCCAGAGTCTGCCAGTTTAACATGGAGTGGTCCGGCCTGGAGACTTCATGCACTC ccATGAATATTAATGTTGGAGTGCGGTCAGCAGCTGCATTACTGGACCAGTTCTATGAGAAACGCCGTCTCTTGATAATCTCTGCCCCCTCGGCTGCCAATCACTACTACAGGTTCCAGATGACTAATTTACAG CATGCGCAGTGTGGTCTGGACCTGAGGCACGTGACAGTGATTGAGCTGGTTGGAGTTTATCCTGCTCAGATCGGCCGCATCAGACACAGACTCATCGCCCCAGGACTCGCTCTACAACTCAG GTTGCTACTGCAGTTGTCCCAGAACTCATTCAGCATGGTGCTCCTGGACAAACAGGGTGTGGATAAGCAACGCTACACTTTCCCCATCACAGCAGCTGAGATCTTCACCACCATCGACACGATTCCCCTCCGCACCGAAGAGGCCGTGCTACAGAAAGAGGCTGGACAGAGCTGCTAG
- the srpx gene encoding sushi repeat-containing protein SRPX isoform X2, producing the protein MASKQWSGNYACREVRCPKLNMPANGGFKCTDGSYFNSRCQFFCSPGYTLTGDHSATCQSSRTWSGGNSVCNDVDPPVIKCPNVKEKTAEPGKLTAKVTWDTPEGKDAADGILTDVILKGKPPGSYFPEGNHKLSYTVFDRAENKATCRFNVRVRVRRCTPLSVPDNGWMKCDSAGDNYGATCEFRCLGGYDLKGSAARVCQFNMEWSGLETSCTPMNINVGVRSAAALLDQFYEKRRLLIISAPSAANHYYRFQMTNLQHAQCGLDLRHVTVIELVGVYPAQIGRIRHRLIAPGLALQLRLLLQLSQNSFSMVLLDKQGVDKQRYTFPITAAEIFTTIDTIPLRTEEAVLQKEAGQSC; encoded by the exons ATGGCCAGCAAACAGTGGTCAGGAAACTACGCCTGCAGAG AGGTCCGCTGTCCTAAACTGAACATGCCTGCTAATGGAGGTTTCAAGTGTACAGACGGCTCCTACTTCAACTCGCGCTGCCAGTTTTTCTGCTCACCAGGATACACACTCACAGGAGACCACAGTGCTACCTGCCAAAGCAGCAGAACATGGAGCGGCGGCAACAGCGTGTGCAATG ATGTGGATCCTCCAGTTATCAAGTGTCCTAATGTAAAGGAGAAGACCGCTGAACCAGGGAAACTCACCGCCAAAGTCACATGGGACACACCTGAGGGCAAAGATGCAGCAGATGGCATCCTAACAGA TGTTATTCTGAAAGGAAAGCCTCCAGGCTCATACTTCCCAGAAGGGAATCATAAATTATCATACACTGTGTTTGACCGTGCCGAGAACAAGGCGACCTGCAGATTTAATGTCAGAGTAAGAG TGCGTCGCTGTACCCCTCTCTCTGTCCCTGACAATGGCTGGATGAAGTGTGACAGTGCGGGTGATAATTACGGGGCCACGTGTGAATTCCGCTGTCTGGGAGGATACGATCTGAAGGGCAGCGCTGCCAGAGTCTGCCAGTTTAACATGGAGTGGTCCGGCCTGGAGACTTCATGCACTC ccATGAATATTAATGTTGGAGTGCGGTCAGCAGCTGCATTACTGGACCAGTTCTATGAGAAACGCCGTCTCTTGATAATCTCTGCCCCCTCGGCTGCCAATCACTACTACAGGTTCCAGATGACTAATTTACAG CATGCGCAGTGTGGTCTGGACCTGAGGCACGTGACAGTGATTGAGCTGGTTGGAGTTTATCCTGCTCAGATCGGCCGCATCAGACACAGACTCATCGCCCCAGGACTCGCTCTACAACTCAG GTTGCTACTGCAGTTGTCCCAGAACTCATTCAGCATGGTGCTCCTGGACAAACAGGGTGTGGATAAGCAACGCTACACTTTCCCCATCACAGCAGCTGAGATCTTCACCACCATCGACACGATTCCCCTCCGCACCGAAGAGGCCGTGCTACAGAAAGAGGCTGGACAGAGCTGCTAG